Proteins encoded together in one Lathyrus oleraceus cultivar Zhongwan6 chromosome 5, CAAS_Psat_ZW6_1.0, whole genome shotgun sequence window:
- the LOC127085794 gene encoding putative disease resistance protein At3g14460 isoform X3, which produces MYYIMLTRNSSPLKLTTDRWICSNVLFFKFPICLTKAIFYVLDGVWDARSINWTLLMDIFNAGESGSKIIVTTRDERVALSVQTFLSVHYLRPLKVEDCWSLLAEHAFGAHNYQQRSYLEEVGTFKKEIVRKIAKECDGLPLAAVEHGALLRISVNPYDWNYVLESHFQVTTYEVLASLELSYNFLSFPLKRCFQYCSIFPKKSVLEKKMVVQLWIAAGLLESSSTDQEKVGEEYFDELVSRSLIHRQSIGDEEGNFGMHNFIHDLATEVSSPYRINMHKHNLHGRMQNFSYNRETYDSYGKFDKLYGLNGLRTFLAFPLQEQLPLCLLSNKVVHDLLPTMKQLRMLSLSSYKSITEVPNSIGNLLDMRYLNLSHTNIERLPTEICKLYHLQFLLLAGCKRFTELPEDMGKLINLRHLDVSNTALRDMPAQIAKLENLHTLSDFVVSKHNSGLNIAKLGKLLHLHRKLSISHLQNVNHPFEVDRANIKMKEQIDELVLEWDCGSTFLHSQSQSVVLEKLRPSTNLKSLTIKGYGGISFPNWLGDFSFSNMVYLRISNCNDCLWLPPLGQLSNLKELIIEGMQSVETIGIEFYGSGGSSFQPFPSLEILHFENMQEWEEWDLIGGTTTTFPSLKTLSLSKCPKLIVGNIIDKFPSLTELELSECLLLVQSMPLSDHVFRQLMFPLNSLQQLTIDGIPSSMSFPTDGLPKTLKLLIISNCENLEFLPHDYLHNYTLLEELKISYSCNSMISFTLGTLPVLKSLFIEGCINLKSILIAEDESEKSLSFLRSIKIWDCNKLESFSPGELATPNLLYIALWKCEKLHSLPEAMNSLASLQEMEIDNLPNLQSFVIDELPSRLQKLSVGSVGGIIWDTEPTWEHLTCLSELRINGNDIVNTLMGPLLPTSLVTLCICGLNDTSMDEKWLQHLTSLQNLEIINAPKLKSLPKKGFPSSLSVLSVTRCPLLEASLRKKRGKEWRKIAHIPSIIIDDELIT; this is translated from the exons ATGTACTATATCATGCTAACAAGAAACTCATCCCCACTCAAGCTAACAACAGATCGCTGGATTTGCTCAAACGTGTTGTTTTTCAAGTTTCCAATTTGCTTGACGAAAGCGATTTTTTACG TATTGGACGGTGTGTGGGATGCAAGATCTATCAATTGGACATTACTGATGGATATCTTTAATGCTGGGGAATCGGGAAGTAAGATCATTGTCACAACAAGAGATGAAAGAGTCGCACTATCCGTGCAAACCTTTCTTTCTGTCCACTATCTGAGACCCTTGAAAGTTGAAGATTGTTGGTCTTTACTTGCCGAACACGCATTTGGAGCACATAACTACCAACAACGATCCTATCTAGAAGAAGTTGGCACATTTAAAAAAGAAATTGTCAGAAAAATTGCAAAAGAGTGTGATGGATTACCATTAGCCGCGGTAGAACATGGGGCTCTTCTTCGCATCTCAGTAAACCCATATGATTGGAATTATGTGCTAGAAAGTCACTTTCAGGTAACAACTTATGAGGTGCTAGCTTCTCTCGAATTGAGCTACAATTTCCTTTCTTTTCCTTTAAAACGGTGTTTTCAATATTGTTCAATTTTTCCGAAGAAGTCCGTCTTAGAAAAAAAGATGGTAGTTCAGTTGTGGATTGCAGCAGGCTTACTTGAATCATCTTCCACAGATCAAGAAAAAGTTGGAGAAGAATACTTTGATGAACTAGTGTCAAGGTCATTGATACATCGACAATCTATTGGTGATGAGGAAGGAAACTTTGGAATGCACAACTTCATCCATGATCTAGCTACAGAGGTTTCATCTCCATACCGTATCAATATGCACAAACATAACCTACATGGTAGGATGCAGAATTTTTCATACAACAGAGAGACATATGATTCATATGGCAAATTTGATAAATTATACGGATTAAATGGTTTGCGTACCTTTCTAGCATTCCCATTACAAGAACAATTGCCTCTTTGTTTGCTATCTAACAAGGTAGTACATGACTTGCTGCCAACAATGAAACAATTACGCATGTTGTCTCTGTCAAGCTACAAGAGTATCACCGAGGTTCCCAATTCTATTGGAAATTTGTTAGACATGCGATACTTAAATCTTTCTCACACTAATATTGAAAGGCTGCCTACTGAAATATGCAAGCTTTACCATCTGCAGTTTTTGTTGTTGGCAGGCTGTAAAAGGTTCACTGAATTGCCGGAGGACATGGGAAAATTGATCAATCTGCGCCACCTTGACGTTAGTAACACCGCATTGAGGGACATGCCCGCACAAATAGCCAAACTAGAAAATCTCCACACTTTGTCTGACTTTGTTGTCAGCAAACATAATAGTGGATTGAATATTGCAAAGCTAGGAAAACTTCTCCACCTACACAGAAAACTTTCAATCTCACATCTACAAAATGTTAATCACCCCTTTGAAGTAGATCGAGCCAACATAAAGATGAAAGAACAAATAGACGAATTAGTCTTGGAATGGGATTGTGGTAGTACCTTTTTACATTCACAAAGTCAAAGTGTTGTACTTGAAAAGTTGCGACCCTCAACAAATTTGAAAAGTCTCACCATCAAAGGCTATGGTGGAATCAGCTTTCCAAATTGGTTAGGTGATTTTTCATTTAGCAACATGGTGTATTTAAGGATCTCGAATTGTAATGATTGTTTATGGCTTCCACCCCTTGGACAATTGAGTAATCTGAAAGAACTCATTATTGAAGGGATGCAATCAGTGGAGACAATTGGTATTGAGTTCTATGGAAGTGGTGGTTCTTCATTTCAACCATTTCCCTCTTTGGAGATTCTACACTTTGAGAATATGCAAGAGTGGGAGGAATGGGACTTGATTGGAGGTACGACTACAACGTTTCCTAGTCTAAAAACTTTATCGCTTAGTAAGTGCCCGAAACTGATAGTAGGAAACATAATTGACAAATTTCCTTCCTTAACTGAACTTGAGTTAAGTGAATGTCTTTTACTGGTTCAATCAATGCCATTATCTGATCATGTATTTCGGCAACTGATGTTCCCTTTGAACTCTCTTCAACAGCTCACCATAGACGGCATTCCATCTTCAATGTCTTTTCCAACAGATGGTTTGCCAAAAACCttgaaacttctcataatcagTAATTGTGAGAATCTAGAATTCCTTCCTCACGACTATTTGCATAATTATACATTGCTTGAGGAATTGAAAATATCTTATAGTTGTAATTCAATGATATCATTTACCTTAGGCACTCTCCCTGTCCTCAAGAGTCTGTTCATTGAGGGTTGTATAAATCTGAAATCAATATTAATTGCAGAAGACGAGTCGGAAAAGAGTCTCTCATTTCTTAGAAGCATCAAAATATGGGATTGTAATAAACTGGAGTCATTTTCCCCAGGTGAATTGGCAACTCCAAATCTCCTTTATATTGCACTGTGGAAGTGTGAGAAGCTTCATTCACTGCCAGAAGCAATGAACAGTCTGGCTAGCCTTCAAGAAATGGAAATCGATAATCTACCAAATCTTCAATCTTTTGTCATAGATGAGTTGCCTAGCCGTTTACAGAAACTATCTGTTGGCTCTGTTGGTGGGATTATATGGGATACTGAGCCAACTTGGGAACACCTCACTTGTCTCTCGGAGTTGCGAATTAACGGCAATGACATAGTGAACACGCTGATGGGACCATTGCTACCTACATCGCTTGTGACACTATGCATTTGTGGTCTTAATGATACAAGCATGGATGAGAAGTGGCTTCAACACCTCACTTCTCTCCAAAACCTTGAGATTATTAACGCTCCCAAACTCAAGTCGTTGCCAAAGAAAGGATTTCCTTCCTCTCTTTCAGTACTAAGTGTGACTCGCTGTCCATTACTGGAAGCAAGTTTACGGAAAAAGCGGGGGAAAGAGTGGCGTAAGATTGCTCACATTCCCTCCATAATTATTGATGACGAATTGATCACATGA
- the LOC127085794 gene encoding putative disease resistance protein At3g14460 isoform X2, whose translation MYYIMLTRNSSPLKLTTDRWICSNVLFFKFPICLTKAIFYGMGGIGKTALAKHLYNDPQVKAKFELKLWADFSNEVDDFSVFETILESITTSQTTIYPIFLLVLDGVWDARSINWTLLMDIFNAGESGSKIIVTTRDERVALSVQTFLSVHYLRPLKVEDCWSLLAEHAFGAHNYQQRSYLEEVGTFKKEIVRKIAKECDGLPLAAVEHGALLRISVNPYDWNYVLESHFQVTTYEVLASLELSYNFLSFPLKRCFQYCSIFPKKSVLEKKMVVQLWIAAGLLESSSTDQEKVGEEYFDELVSRSLIHRQSIGDEEGNFGMHNFIHDLATEVSSPYRINMHKHNLHGRMQNFSYNRETYDSYGKFDKLYGLNGLRTFLAFPLQEQLPLCLLSNKVVHDLLPTMKQLRMLSLSSYKSITEVPNSIGNLLDMRYLNLSHTNIERLPTEICKLYHLQFLLLAGCKRFTELPEDMGKLINLRHLDVSNTALRDMPAQIAKLENLHTLSDFVVSKHNSGLNIAKLGKLLHLHRKLSISHLQNVNHPFEVDRANIKMKEQIDELVLEWDCGSTFLHSQSQSVVLEKLRPSTNLKSLTIKGYGGISFPNWLGDFSFSNMVYLRISNCNDCLWLPPLGQLSNLKELIIEGMQSVETIGIEFYGSGGSSFQPFPSLEILHFENMQEWEEWDLIGGTTTTFPSLKTLSLSKCPKLIVGNIIDKFPSLTELELSECLLLVQSMPLSDHVFRQLMFPLNSLQQLTIDGIPSSMSFPTDGLPKTLKLLIISNCENLEFLPHDYLHNYTLLEELKISYSCNSMISFTLGTLPVLKSLFIEGCINLKSILIAEDESEKSLSFLRSIKIWDCNKLESFSPGELATPNLLYIALWKCEKLHSLPEAMNSLASLQEMEIDNLPNLQSFVIDELPSRLQKLSVGSVGGIIWDTEPTWEHLTCLSELRINGNDIVNTLMGPLLPTSLVTLCICGLNDTSMDEKWLQHLTSLQNLEIINAPKLKSLPKKGFPSSLSVLSVTRCPLLEASLRKKRGKEWRKIAHIPSIIIDDELIT comes from the exons ATGTACTATATCATGCTAACAAGAAACTCATCCCCACTCAAGCTAACAACAGATCGCTGGATTTGCTCAAACGTGTTGTTTTTCAAGTTTCCAATTTGCTTGACGAAAGCGATTTTTTACG GTATGGGAGGGATTGGCAAAACAGCTCTTGCCAAACACCTTTACAATGATCCTCAAGTTAAGGCCAAATTTGAGTTAAAATTGTGGGCCGATTTCTCAAATGAGGTAGATGATTTCAGTGTTTTTGAAACCATTCTTGAATCTATTACTACTTCACAAACAACCATTTACCCAATTTTTTTGCTAGTATTGGACGGTGTGTGGGATGCAAGATCTATCAATTGGACATTACTGATGGATATCTTTAATGCTGGGGAATCGGGAAGTAAGATCATTGTCACAACAAGAGATGAAAGAGTCGCACTATCCGTGCAAACCTTTCTTTCTGTCCACTATCTGAGACCCTTGAAAGTTGAAGATTGTTGGTCTTTACTTGCCGAACACGCATTTGGAGCACATAACTACCAACAACGATCCTATCTAGAAGAAGTTGGCACATTTAAAAAAGAAATTGTCAGAAAAATTGCAAAAGAGTGTGATGGATTACCATTAGCCGCGGTAGAACATGGGGCTCTTCTTCGCATCTCAGTAAACCCATATGATTGGAATTATGTGCTAGAAAGTCACTTTCAGGTAACAACTTATGAGGTGCTAGCTTCTCTCGAATTGAGCTACAATTTCCTTTCTTTTCCTTTAAAACGGTGTTTTCAATATTGTTCAATTTTTCCGAAGAAGTCCGTCTTAGAAAAAAAGATGGTAGTTCAGTTGTGGATTGCAGCAGGCTTACTTGAATCATCTTCCACAGATCAAGAAAAAGTTGGAGAAGAATACTTTGATGAACTAGTGTCAAGGTCATTGATACATCGACAATCTATTGGTGATGAGGAAGGAAACTTTGGAATGCACAACTTCATCCATGATCTAGCTACAGAGGTTTCATCTCCATACCGTATCAATATGCACAAACATAACCTACATGGTAGGATGCAGAATTTTTCATACAACAGAGAGACATATGATTCATATGGCAAATTTGATAAATTATACGGATTAAATGGTTTGCGTACCTTTCTAGCATTCCCATTACAAGAACAATTGCCTCTTTGTTTGCTATCTAACAAGGTAGTACATGACTTGCTGCCAACAATGAAACAATTACGCATGTTGTCTCTGTCAAGCTACAAGAGTATCACCGAGGTTCCCAATTCTATTGGAAATTTGTTAGACATGCGATACTTAAATCTTTCTCACACTAATATTGAAAGGCTGCCTACTGAAATATGCAAGCTTTACCATCTGCAGTTTTTGTTGTTGGCAGGCTGTAAAAGGTTCACTGAATTGCCGGAGGACATGGGAAAATTGATCAATCTGCGCCACCTTGACGTTAGTAACACCGCATTGAGGGACATGCCCGCACAAATAGCCAAACTAGAAAATCTCCACACTTTGTCTGACTTTGTTGTCAGCAAACATAATAGTGGATTGAATATTGCAAAGCTAGGAAAACTTCTCCACCTACACAGAAAACTTTCAATCTCACATCTACAAAATGTTAATCACCCCTTTGAAGTAGATCGAGCCAACATAAAGATGAAAGAACAAATAGACGAATTAGTCTTGGAATGGGATTGTGGTAGTACCTTTTTACATTCACAAAGTCAAAGTGTTGTACTTGAAAAGTTGCGACCCTCAACAAATTTGAAAAGTCTCACCATCAAAGGCTATGGTGGAATCAGCTTTCCAAATTGGTTAGGTGATTTTTCATTTAGCAACATGGTGTATTTAAGGATCTCGAATTGTAATGATTGTTTATGGCTTCCACCCCTTGGACAATTGAGTAATCTGAAAGAACTCATTATTGAAGGGATGCAATCAGTGGAGACAATTGGTATTGAGTTCTATGGAAGTGGTGGTTCTTCATTTCAACCATTTCCCTCTTTGGAGATTCTACACTTTGAGAATATGCAAGAGTGGGAGGAATGGGACTTGATTGGAGGTACGACTACAACGTTTCCTAGTCTAAAAACTTTATCGCTTAGTAAGTGCCCGAAACTGATAGTAGGAAACATAATTGACAAATTTCCTTCCTTAACTGAACTTGAGTTAAGTGAATGTCTTTTACTGGTTCAATCAATGCCATTATCTGATCATGTATTTCGGCAACTGATGTTCCCTTTGAACTCTCTTCAACAGCTCACCATAGACGGCATTCCATCTTCAATGTCTTTTCCAACAGATGGTTTGCCAAAAACCttgaaacttctcataatcagTAATTGTGAGAATCTAGAATTCCTTCCTCACGACTATTTGCATAATTATACATTGCTTGAGGAATTGAAAATATCTTATAGTTGTAATTCAATGATATCATTTACCTTAGGCACTCTCCCTGTCCTCAAGAGTCTGTTCATTGAGGGTTGTATAAATCTGAAATCAATATTAATTGCAGAAGACGAGTCGGAAAAGAGTCTCTCATTTCTTAGAAGCATCAAAATATGGGATTGTAATAAACTGGAGTCATTTTCCCCAGGTGAATTGGCAACTCCAAATCTCCTTTATATTGCACTGTGGAAGTGTGAGAAGCTTCATTCACTGCCAGAAGCAATGAACAGTCTGGCTAGCCTTCAAGAAATGGAAATCGATAATCTACCAAATCTTCAATCTTTTGTCATAGATGAGTTGCCTAGCCGTTTACAGAAACTATCTGTTGGCTCTGTTGGTGGGATTATATGGGATACTGAGCCAACTTGGGAACACCTCACTTGTCTCTCGGAGTTGCGAATTAACGGCAATGACATAGTGAACACGCTGATGGGACCATTGCTACCTACATCGCTTGTGACACTATGCATTTGTGGTCTTAATGATACAAGCATGGATGAGAAGTGGCTTCAACACCTCACTTCTCTCCAAAACCTTGAGATTATTAACGCTCCCAAACTCAAGTCGTTGCCAAAGAAAGGATTTCCTTCCTCTCTTTCAGTACTAAGTGTGACTCGCTGTCCATTACTGGAAGCAAGTTTACGGAAAAAGCGGGGGAAAGAGTGGCGTAAGATTGCTCACATTCCCTCCATAATTATTGATGACGAATTGATCACATGA
- the LOC127085794 gene encoding putative disease resistance protein At3g14460 isoform X1: MKVLLERIVSALRFDNYLSMSSSLSLMKKLQKTLLDLQDVLYHANKKLIPTQANNRSLDLLKRVVFQVSNLLDESDFLRYATILTANQLKIYYRLSFLIALIKSKTENLIQILQGLSSGDDESSIYGREADIKKLERLLLSSDSDSESKIRVISMVGMGGIGKTALAKHLYNDPQVKAKFELKLWADFSNEVDDFSVFETILESITTSQTTIYPIFLLVLDGVWDARSINWTLLMDIFNAGESGSKIIVTTRDERVALSVQTFLSVHYLRPLKVEDCWSLLAEHAFGAHNYQQRSYLEEVGTFKKEIVRKIAKECDGLPLAAVEHGALLRISVNPYDWNYVLESHFQVTTYEVLASLELSYNFLSFPLKRCFQYCSIFPKKSVLEKKMVVQLWIAAGLLESSSTDQEKVGEEYFDELVSRSLIHRQSIGDEEGNFGMHNFIHDLATEVSSPYRINMHKHNLHGRMQNFSYNRETYDSYGKFDKLYGLNGLRTFLAFPLQEQLPLCLLSNKVVHDLLPTMKQLRMLSLSSYKSITEVPNSIGNLLDMRYLNLSHTNIERLPTEICKLYHLQFLLLAGCKRFTELPEDMGKLINLRHLDVSNTALRDMPAQIAKLENLHTLSDFVVSKHNSGLNIAKLGKLLHLHRKLSISHLQNVNHPFEVDRANIKMKEQIDELVLEWDCGSTFLHSQSQSVVLEKLRPSTNLKSLTIKGYGGISFPNWLGDFSFSNMVYLRISNCNDCLWLPPLGQLSNLKELIIEGMQSVETIGIEFYGSGGSSFQPFPSLEILHFENMQEWEEWDLIGGTTTTFPSLKTLSLSKCPKLIVGNIIDKFPSLTELELSECLLLVQSMPLSDHVFRQLMFPLNSLQQLTIDGIPSSMSFPTDGLPKTLKLLIISNCENLEFLPHDYLHNYTLLEELKISYSCNSMISFTLGTLPVLKSLFIEGCINLKSILIAEDESEKSLSFLRSIKIWDCNKLESFSPGELATPNLLYIALWKCEKLHSLPEAMNSLASLQEMEIDNLPNLQSFVIDELPSRLQKLSVGSVGGIIWDTEPTWEHLTCLSELRINGNDIVNTLMGPLLPTSLVTLCICGLNDTSMDEKWLQHLTSLQNLEIINAPKLKSLPKKGFPSSLSVLSVTRCPLLEASLRKKRGKEWRKIAHIPSIIIDDELIT; the protein is encoded by the coding sequence ATGAAGGTGTTGTTAGAAAGGATTGTTTCTGCTCTACGCTTCGACAACTACTTGAGCATGAGTAGTAGCCTTTCACTCATGAAAAAGCTTCAGAAAACACTGCTGGATCTTCAAGATGTACTATATCATGCTAACAAGAAACTCATCCCCACTCAAGCTAACAACAGATCGCTGGATTTGCTCAAACGTGTTGTTTTTCAAGTTTCCAATTTGCTTGACGAAAGCGATTTTTTACGGTATGCTACCATACTTACTGCGAATCAGCTCAAAATTTATTATCGATTAAGTTTTTTAATTGCACTGATCAAGTCTAAAACGGAAAATCTAATTCAAATATTACAAGGCTTAAGTTCAGGTGACGATGAATCTTCTATATATGGAAGAGAGGCCGATATAAAAAAACTTGAACGTCTTTTGTTGTCTAGTGATAGTGATAGTGAAAGTAAAATAAGAGTGATTTCCATGGTAGGTATGGGAGGGATTGGCAAAACAGCTCTTGCCAAACACCTTTACAATGATCCTCAAGTTAAGGCCAAATTTGAGTTAAAATTGTGGGCCGATTTCTCAAATGAGGTAGATGATTTCAGTGTTTTTGAAACCATTCTTGAATCTATTACTACTTCACAAACAACCATTTACCCAATTTTTTTGCTAGTATTGGACGGTGTGTGGGATGCAAGATCTATCAATTGGACATTACTGATGGATATCTTTAATGCTGGGGAATCGGGAAGTAAGATCATTGTCACAACAAGAGATGAAAGAGTCGCACTATCCGTGCAAACCTTTCTTTCTGTCCACTATCTGAGACCCTTGAAAGTTGAAGATTGTTGGTCTTTACTTGCCGAACACGCATTTGGAGCACATAACTACCAACAACGATCCTATCTAGAAGAAGTTGGCACATTTAAAAAAGAAATTGTCAGAAAAATTGCAAAAGAGTGTGATGGATTACCATTAGCCGCGGTAGAACATGGGGCTCTTCTTCGCATCTCAGTAAACCCATATGATTGGAATTATGTGCTAGAAAGTCACTTTCAGGTAACAACTTATGAGGTGCTAGCTTCTCTCGAATTGAGCTACAATTTCCTTTCTTTTCCTTTAAAACGGTGTTTTCAATATTGTTCAATTTTTCCGAAGAAGTCCGTCTTAGAAAAAAAGATGGTAGTTCAGTTGTGGATTGCAGCAGGCTTACTTGAATCATCTTCCACAGATCAAGAAAAAGTTGGAGAAGAATACTTTGATGAACTAGTGTCAAGGTCATTGATACATCGACAATCTATTGGTGATGAGGAAGGAAACTTTGGAATGCACAACTTCATCCATGATCTAGCTACAGAGGTTTCATCTCCATACCGTATCAATATGCACAAACATAACCTACATGGTAGGATGCAGAATTTTTCATACAACAGAGAGACATATGATTCATATGGCAAATTTGATAAATTATACGGATTAAATGGTTTGCGTACCTTTCTAGCATTCCCATTACAAGAACAATTGCCTCTTTGTTTGCTATCTAACAAGGTAGTACATGACTTGCTGCCAACAATGAAACAATTACGCATGTTGTCTCTGTCAAGCTACAAGAGTATCACCGAGGTTCCCAATTCTATTGGAAATTTGTTAGACATGCGATACTTAAATCTTTCTCACACTAATATTGAAAGGCTGCCTACTGAAATATGCAAGCTTTACCATCTGCAGTTTTTGTTGTTGGCAGGCTGTAAAAGGTTCACTGAATTGCCGGAGGACATGGGAAAATTGATCAATCTGCGCCACCTTGACGTTAGTAACACCGCATTGAGGGACATGCCCGCACAAATAGCCAAACTAGAAAATCTCCACACTTTGTCTGACTTTGTTGTCAGCAAACATAATAGTGGATTGAATATTGCAAAGCTAGGAAAACTTCTCCACCTACACAGAAAACTTTCAATCTCACATCTACAAAATGTTAATCACCCCTTTGAAGTAGATCGAGCCAACATAAAGATGAAAGAACAAATAGACGAATTAGTCTTGGAATGGGATTGTGGTAGTACCTTTTTACATTCACAAAGTCAAAGTGTTGTACTTGAAAAGTTGCGACCCTCAACAAATTTGAAAAGTCTCACCATCAAAGGCTATGGTGGAATCAGCTTTCCAAATTGGTTAGGTGATTTTTCATTTAGCAACATGGTGTATTTAAGGATCTCGAATTGTAATGATTGTTTATGGCTTCCACCCCTTGGACAATTGAGTAATCTGAAAGAACTCATTATTGAAGGGATGCAATCAGTGGAGACAATTGGTATTGAGTTCTATGGAAGTGGTGGTTCTTCATTTCAACCATTTCCCTCTTTGGAGATTCTACACTTTGAGAATATGCAAGAGTGGGAGGAATGGGACTTGATTGGAGGTACGACTACAACGTTTCCTAGTCTAAAAACTTTATCGCTTAGTAAGTGCCCGAAACTGATAGTAGGAAACATAATTGACAAATTTCCTTCCTTAACTGAACTTGAGTTAAGTGAATGTCTTTTACTGGTTCAATCAATGCCATTATCTGATCATGTATTTCGGCAACTGATGTTCCCTTTGAACTCTCTTCAACAGCTCACCATAGACGGCATTCCATCTTCAATGTCTTTTCCAACAGATGGTTTGCCAAAAACCttgaaacttctcataatcagTAATTGTGAGAATCTAGAATTCCTTCCTCACGACTATTTGCATAATTATACATTGCTTGAGGAATTGAAAATATCTTATAGTTGTAATTCAATGATATCATTTACCTTAGGCACTCTCCCTGTCCTCAAGAGTCTGTTCATTGAGGGTTGTATAAATCTGAAATCAATATTAATTGCAGAAGACGAGTCGGAAAAGAGTCTCTCATTTCTTAGAAGCATCAAAATATGGGATTGTAATAAACTGGAGTCATTTTCCCCAGGTGAATTGGCAACTCCAAATCTCCTTTATATTGCACTGTGGAAGTGTGAGAAGCTTCATTCACTGCCAGAAGCAATGAACAGTCTGGCTAGCCTTCAAGAAATGGAAATCGATAATCTACCAAATCTTCAATCTTTTGTCATAGATGAGTTGCCTAGCCGTTTACAGAAACTATCTGTTGGCTCTGTTGGTGGGATTATATGGGATACTGAGCCAACTTGGGAACACCTCACTTGTCTCTCGGAGTTGCGAATTAACGGCAATGACATAGTGAACACGCTGATGGGACCATTGCTACCTACATCGCTTGTGACACTATGCATTTGTGGTCTTAATGATACAAGCATGGATGAGAAGTGGCTTCAACACCTCACTTCTCTCCAAAACCTTGAGATTATTAACGCTCCCAAACTCAAGTCGTTGCCAAAGAAAGGATTTCCTTCCTCTCTTTCAGTACTAAGTGTGACTCGCTGTCCATTACTGGAAGCAAGTTTACGGAAAAAGCGGGGGAAAGAGTGGCGTAAGATTGCTCACATTCCCTCCATAATTATTGATGACGAATTGATCACATGA